One part of the Streptomyces ferrugineus genome encodes these proteins:
- a CDS encoding MurR/RpiR family transcriptional regulator, which translates to MPPTDVTTLIRTELPRLAGSLRKVGELILEDPAAVTHCSAAELGRRTGTSQATVTRFCRAIGLDSYQHLLIELAQERGRGQASDWGTAEIGPDISPDDSLERVVQVVGNTDLRAVQQTIDRIDLDAIERAAQAAARARRIDVYGVGGSGAVAQETETRLFRIGCAVRGWTEVHAAATSAALLTPADVALGISHSGATRETVEPLELAKERGATTVAITSDPRSPLARAADIRLISTASETNFLTGIGGRHSVLVLVDCLYVRVAQLSYQRASASLALTDHIMPQHSVKSRRGR; encoded by the coding sequence ATGCCCCCGACGGACGTCACCACACTGATCCGCACCGAGCTGCCCCGGCTGGCCGGCTCCCTGCGGAAGGTCGGCGAGCTGATCCTGGAGGATCCGGCCGCCGTCACCCACTGTTCGGCCGCCGAGCTGGGCCGCCGCACCGGCACCTCCCAGGCGACGGTGACCCGCTTCTGCCGCGCCATCGGCCTCGACTCCTATCAGCATCTGCTGATCGAGCTGGCCCAGGAGCGCGGCCGCGGCCAGGCCTCCGACTGGGGCACCGCCGAGATCGGCCCGGACATCTCCCCCGACGACTCGCTGGAGCGGGTCGTGCAGGTCGTGGGCAACACGGATCTGCGCGCGGTGCAGCAGACCATCGACCGGATCGACCTCGACGCGATCGAGCGGGCCGCGCAGGCGGCGGCGCGGGCCCGCCGTATCGACGTCTACGGCGTCGGGGGCAGCGGGGCCGTGGCGCAGGAGACCGAGACGCGGCTGTTCCGCATCGGCTGTGCGGTGCGCGGCTGGACCGAGGTGCACGCGGCCGCCACCTCCGCCGCGCTGCTCACCCCGGCGGACGTGGCCCTCGGCATCTCGCACTCCGGGGCGACCCGGGAGACCGTGGAGCCGCTGGAGCTGGCCAAGGAGCGCGGGGCCACGACGGTGGCGATCACCTCCGACCCGCGCTCGCCGCTGGCCAGGGCCGCCGACATCCGGCTGATCTCGACCGCCTCGGAGACCAACTTCCTCACCGGCATCGGCGGCCGGCACTCGGTCCTGGTGCTGGTCGACTGCCTCTACGTCCGGGTCGCCCAGCTCTCCTACCAGCGCGCGAGCGCCTCGCTGGCGCTGACCGACCACATCATGCCGCAGCACTCGGTGAAATCCCGGCGCGGCCGCTGA
- a CDS encoding sugar isomerase domain-containing protein, whose amino-acid sequence MSDESVSARRFAHESMAVLDRLTESARDDVARAAGLIADCVRTDGVIQAFGTGHSQAIVLELAGRAGGLVPTNRLSIADLVLYGGEPPSVLDDPLLERRAGVAARLYDLAAPRPQDLFVVISNSGVNNVIVEMALHAKEHGHRVLAITSLSHTRAVPAGHPSGRKLADLADVVLDNAAPRGDALLELPGGGAVCALSTLTGVLLVQMAVAEASALLLAAGERPPVYVSANVPGGFEGNLELEKRYAGRIRRTAS is encoded by the coding sequence GTGTCCGACGAGTCCGTGAGCGCCCGGCGCTTCGCGCACGAAAGCATGGCCGTCCTCGACCGCCTGACCGAGTCCGCCCGCGACGACGTGGCCCGGGCCGCCGGACTCATCGCCGACTGCGTACGCACCGACGGCGTGATCCAGGCCTTCGGCACCGGCCACTCCCAGGCCATCGTCCTCGAACTGGCCGGGCGGGCCGGCGGCCTTGTGCCGACCAACCGGCTGAGCATCGCCGACCTCGTCCTGTACGGCGGCGAGCCCCCGAGCGTCCTGGACGACCCGCTCCTGGAGCGCCGGGCCGGGGTCGCCGCCCGGCTCTACGACCTGGCCGCCCCGCGCCCCCAGGACCTCTTCGTCGTGATCTCCAACTCCGGCGTCAACAACGTCATCGTGGAGATGGCGCTGCACGCCAAGGAGCACGGCCACCGCGTCCTCGCCATCACCTCCCTCTCCCACACCCGCGCCGTCCCCGCCGGGCACCCGAGCGGCCGCAAGCTCGCCGACCTCGCGGACGTCGTCCTCGACAACGCCGCCCCGCGCGGCGACGCGCTGCTGGAGCTGCCCGGCGGCGGCGCGGTGTGCGCGCTGTCCACGCTGACCGGCGTGCTGCTGGTCCAGATGGCCGTGGCGGAGGCCTCCGCCCTGCTGCTCGCCGCCGGGGAGCGCCCGCCGGTGTACGTCTCGGCCAATGTGCCGGGCGGCTTCGAGGGCAATCTGGAGCTGGAGAAGCGGTACGCCGGACGGATCCGGCGCACCGCGAGCTGA
- a CDS encoding peptidyl-prolyl cis-trans isomerase: MTGDYAARVHGEEVPKERVDAFLRGGSATSPRGAGNCATSHNRPAAERQRRRWATQVVLIDELARRTCAKRGLPPPPEMQPPATVPEADVADLGSIIATALAHSPAARALLAALETEQRIPEEAVRDYYDRNRDRYLTPDALRRGVDPYAPAAVPTDFLPYGHTRDGIERELRQAAGRVAFFGWLDHARTGVEYAPGHEHPGDPSHQDHEHRH, translated from the coding sequence ATGACGGGGGACTATGCGGCTCGCGTGCACGGTGAGGAAGTCCCCAAGGAACGCGTGGACGCCTTCTTGAGAGGCGGTTCGGCAACGTCCCCCAGGGGCGCGGGGAACTGCGCGACCAGCCACAACAGACCCGCAGCCGAACGACAACGACGCCGATGGGCAACCCAGGTAGTCCTGATAGACGAACTGGCCCGCCGCACCTGCGCGAAGCGCGGCCTGCCACCCCCACCGGAGATGCAGCCGCCCGCCACCGTGCCGGAGGCGGACGTCGCCGACCTCGGCAGCATCATCGCCACGGCCCTCGCCCACTCCCCCGCCGCCCGCGCACTCCTCGCCGCGCTGGAGACCGAGCAGCGCATCCCCGAGGAAGCCGTACGCGACTACTACGACCGCAACCGCGACCGCTACCTCACCCCGGACGCGCTCAGGCGCGGCGTCGATCCCTACGCCCCGGCAGCCGTGCCGACGGACTTCCTGCCGTACGGACACACCCGCGACGGCATCGAACGCGAACTGCGCCAGGCGGCCGGCCGCGTCGCGTTCTTCGGCTGGCTGGACCACGCGCGGACCGGTGTGGAGTACGCCCCGGGACACGAGCACCCGGGCGACCCGTCCCACCAGGACCACGAGCACCGGCACTGA
- a CDS encoding carbohydrate ABC transporter permease: protein MMPRWRDYGRPRELALRYLLLIFVLFITVGPLLWQVLSSLKGPTEDVFGSGASLIPHHPTLRAYREVFAQVPVGTYIRNSLFVAALSITSQLVFSTMAGYMLSKPAWKGRGLVWVLLMASMMFPFESIMVSLFLSIRDMGLVDHLVGVWLPGFVAAINVLIMRAAFLAVPREIEDAAMLDGAGEWKRFRHLYLPSAYGAILVVTINTFISAWDDFLWPLIVLRSEEQFTLTLGLARLQTSSFGYDQRLVMAGSVISVIPVLVLFVITQRWFYKGVSSGAVKI, encoded by the coding sequence ATGATGCCCCGCTGGCGCGACTACGGCCGCCCTCGCGAACTCGCCCTGCGCTACCTGCTGTTGATATTCGTCCTGTTCATCACGGTCGGCCCCCTCCTCTGGCAGGTGCTGTCCTCCCTCAAGGGCCCCACCGAGGACGTCTTCGGCTCGGGCGCCTCCCTGATCCCACACCACCCCACGCTGCGGGCCTACCGCGAGGTCTTCGCCCAGGTCCCCGTGGGGACGTACATCAGGAACAGCCTGTTCGTCGCGGCCCTCTCCATCACCAGCCAGCTCGTCTTCTCCACCATGGCCGGCTACATGCTCTCCAAGCCCGCCTGGAAGGGCCGGGGGCTGGTCTGGGTGCTGCTGATGGCGTCCATGATGTTCCCGTTCGAGTCGATCATGGTGTCGCTGTTCCTGAGCATCCGGGACATGGGCCTGGTCGACCATCTCGTCGGCGTCTGGCTGCCCGGGTTCGTCGCCGCGATCAACGTCCTGATCATGCGGGCCGCGTTCCTCGCCGTCCCGCGCGAGATCGAGGACGCGGCGATGCTGGACGGGGCCGGCGAGTGGAAGAGATTCCGGCACCTCTACCTGCCCTCCGCCTACGGCGCGATCCTGGTCGTCACCATCAACACCTTCATCAGCGCCTGGGACGACTTCCTCTGGCCGCTGATCGTGCTGCGCTCGGAGGAGCAGTTCACGCTGACGCTGGGTCTGGCCCGGCTGCAGACGTCGTCCTTCGGGTACGACCAGCGGCTGGTGATGGCGGGGTCGGTGATCTCGGTGATTCCGGTGCTGGTGCTGTTCGTGATCACGCAGCGGTGGTTCTACAAGGGGGTCTCGTCGGGGGCCGTGAAGATCTGA
- a CDS encoding carbohydrate ABC transporter permease yields MAQHTASDKAPVPAPPGAGAPRPGASPTPPPPGLLRRTLRAVTPGPAPDAGGAALYRRWWLPWLWMLPAIVGTTVFGVFPFLNTILVSFTDAKPLGGAYDVVGLDNYTRMLGDADFWLATRNSLLYALIVVPLMVLLPLLLAVLVEKNLPGIGFFRSAFYTPVLASSVVVGLSWQWLLSDQGLVNTWLQKAHIIRDAIPFLSDSWLILLSAMGLTLWKGLGWYMIFYLAALGNVPRELHEAAAVDGAGAVRRFWHVTVPGVRTSMMLVGTLTGIGSLRVFTEIYMLGGATGGPGGADRTLPFYIRDVGLDPLTGNAGYGAAVSVALFALTLGLTLLAQRLTKEDEA; encoded by the coding sequence ATGGCTCAGCACACCGCATCGGACAAGGCGCCCGTCCCCGCTCCCCCGGGGGCGGGCGCCCCGCGCCCCGGCGCTTCCCCCACACCGCCTCCGCCGGGGCTGCTGCGCCGCACCCTGCGCGCCGTCACGCCCGGCCCGGCGCCGGACGCGGGGGGCGCGGCGCTGTATCGCCGCTGGTGGCTGCCCTGGCTGTGGATGCTCCCGGCGATCGTCGGCACCACCGTCTTCGGGGTGTTCCCGTTCCTCAACACGATCCTGGTGTCCTTCACCGACGCCAAGCCGCTCGGCGGCGCGTACGACGTGGTGGGTCTGGACAACTACACCCGGATGCTGGGGGATGCGGACTTCTGGCTGGCCACCCGCAACAGCCTGCTGTACGCCCTGATCGTCGTCCCGCTGATGGTGCTGCTGCCGCTGCTGCTCGCGGTCCTGGTGGAGAAGAACCTCCCGGGCATCGGCTTCTTCCGCTCCGCGTTCTACACCCCGGTCCTCGCCTCCTCCGTGGTCGTGGGCCTGAGCTGGCAGTGGCTGCTGAGCGACCAGGGCCTGGTCAACACCTGGCTGCAGAAGGCGCACATCATCCGCGACGCCATCCCCTTCCTGTCCGACTCGTGGCTGATCCTGCTGTCGGCGATGGGCCTGACGCTGTGGAAGGGCCTCGGCTGGTACATGATCTTCTACCTGGCCGCGCTCGGGAACGTGCCCAGGGAACTGCACGAGGCGGCGGCGGTGGACGGCGCGGGCGCGGTGCGCCGTTTCTGGCATGTCACGGTCCCCGGCGTCCGCACCTCGATGATGCTGGTCGGCACCCTCACCGGCATCGGCTCGCTGCGCGTGTTCACCGAGATCTACATGCTCGGCGGCGCCACCGGCGGCCCCGGCGGTGCCGACCGCACGCTCCCCTTCTACATCCGGGACGTCGGCCTCGACCCGCTCACCGGCAACGCCGGCTACGGCGCGGCGGTCAGCGTCGCCCTGTTCGCCCTGACCCTGGGCCTCACGCTGCTCGCGCAGCGCCTGACCAAGGAGGACGAGGCATGA
- a CDS encoding extracellular solute-binding protein, which yields MRASRLPGSLACFLALALTAAGCGLSGGSDEGEATAGGCKVDKANVGSGALSGDVKGDITFQTTNLKKDFGDYFNGVIAAFEKEHPGTQVKWIDDPGDATFTQRLVADAQGCTLPDVVNINVNTAIALTKNGYLLNLDQKAPDAGKPFTAAMWKSSTYAEADGTKVHSVLPWYSGGIVQTFNTDLLKEAGLDPAKPPTTVLGLFDDAEKIAKASDGKYFAFLANPQHRIPADWQQMDIKVLSEDGKKFTFADDPKTVQWVEGMTRLYKAGAMPKDSLSSTQDPANVYGQGKLAYGPTNPNFLRFIQQNNPTVYEKTGVAPFTLDALGHTVGAPQYIGVASTSKNAVTALAFARFLTNAENQLAWAKDPNVVIFPSTTASLDDPFFQSVKGTDPFAEARKIVASDRKTATADEIALTPGELNAIVAQIQLAMQGKKSAQDALDEAQAKANKLIEQAG from the coding sequence ATGCGCGCAAGCAGACTCCCCGGATCCCTGGCATGTTTCCTCGCCCTGGCGCTCACGGCCGCCGGCTGCGGCCTCTCCGGCGGCTCCGACGAGGGGGAGGCCACGGCCGGCGGATGCAAGGTCGACAAGGCGAACGTCGGGTCCGGCGCTCTCTCCGGCGACGTCAAGGGCGACATCACCTTCCAGACGACCAACTTGAAGAAGGACTTCGGCGACTACTTCAACGGTGTCATCGCCGCCTTCGAGAAGGAGCACCCGGGCACGCAGGTGAAGTGGATCGACGACCCGGGCGACGCCACCTTCACCCAGCGCCTGGTCGCCGACGCACAGGGCTGCACGCTGCCGGACGTGGTCAACATCAACGTCAACACGGCGATCGCGCTGACCAAGAACGGCTATCTCCTCAACCTCGACCAGAAGGCGCCGGACGCGGGCAAGCCGTTCACCGCCGCCATGTGGAAGTCGAGCACCTACGCCGAGGCCGACGGCACCAAGGTGCACAGCGTGCTGCCGTGGTACTCCGGCGGCATCGTGCAGACCTTCAACACCGACCTGTTGAAGGAGGCGGGCCTGGATCCGGCCAAACCTCCGACGACCGTCCTGGGGCTGTTCGACGACGCCGAGAAGATAGCCAAGGCCTCCGACGGCAAGTACTTCGCCTTTCTCGCCAACCCCCAACACCGCATCCCCGCCGACTGGCAGCAGATGGACATCAAGGTGCTGTCCGAGGACGGCAAGAAGTTCACCTTCGCCGACGACCCGAAGACCGTGCAGTGGGTCGAGGGCATGACGAGGCTCTACAAGGCGGGGGCGATGCCGAAGGACTCCCTGTCCTCCACCCAGGACCCGGCCAACGTCTACGGACAGGGCAAGCTGGCCTACGGCCCGACCAACCCCAACTTCCTGCGCTTCATCCAGCAGAACAACCCGACCGTCTACGAGAAGACGGGCGTGGCCCCCTTCACGCTGGACGCCCTCGGCCACACCGTCGGCGCCCCGCAGTACATCGGCGTGGCGTCCACCAGCAAGAACGCGGTGACCGCGCTGGCCTTCGCGCGGTTCCTGACCAACGCCGAGAACCAGCTGGCGTGGGCGAAGGACCCGAACGTCGTCATCTTCCCCTCCACCACCGCCTCGCTGGACGACCCGTTCTTCCAGTCGGTCAAGGGCACCGATCCGTTCGCCGAGGCCCGCAAGATCGTCGCCAGTGACCGCAAGACCGCGACCGCCGACGAGATCGCCCTCACGCCGGGCGAGCTGAACGCGATCGTCGCCCAGATCCAGCTGGCCATGCAGGGCAAGAAGAGCGCCCAGGACGCGCTGGACGAAGCCCAGGCCAAGGCCAACAAGCTGATCGAGCAGGCCGGCTGA
- a CDS encoding glycoside hydrolase family 38 N-terminal domain-containing protein — protein MRVISVESTELFAGTAHAPQQVLAVEIRHAPGRAVHLTAEGPGVRGSAEAMTGDDGAVRAEIPVTADHAPGDRTQVRVMVQDADDPALTAEHAAEFTAAEPGWTMFMVSHFHYDPVWWNTQGAYTETWDVADDPATTGLAARTFDSRGQSGMSLVRAHCDLARRDPAYTFVLAEVDYLKPYWDAFPEERAFLRQLIRTGRVEIMGGTYNEPNTNLTGAEATVRNALYGDGFQRGIIGASPQTAWQLDAFGHDPQFPGLMADAGVSSSSWARGPFHQWGPTLSVFGEEPRDPKRMQFPAEFDWIAPSGRGLLTAYMVNHYGAGWAIDNAATLPEAEAAAFKLFRGLKQVALTRNVLLPVGGDYAPPCRWVMDIHRDWNARYVWPRFISGTPKDFFAAVRAELAAEGRKASPQTRDMNPIYTGKDVSYIDTKQAQRHGETLLADAEAWATLASLVAGHPYPDAALDKAWRQLVYGAHHDAITGSESDQVYIDLLTGWRELHDLAETVHADATDAIARRVAQLPGATPDLVVFNAATWERRDVLSLDDPGLVPLDDTGLPLPAVREDGRLHVVVPEVPGMGLKALPLAEGTVPAWTPGEGVTIRNEFYEVTVDPARGGAVSGLRALAEGGRELLRPGDIGNELVVQEEYPRHPRFGEGPWHLTPTGTTTARSRDVTADIDVEHSPAGSRITVRADLGLFRCTQRLTLWKGVDRLDLTTTLDGYDGADRLIRVRWPSDVRGGLPVHEVADAVIGRGFGFVEVDSERFPWTLDNPANTWFGLGSTARVEVTDGSGRPLGERSIGVAELVYASWDDAGELGAALAAALVRVGVTATSTIAGGPRYGDLEVDSNLPDIRIAVGAPERNTLVAEALGWDPAAGRELRRQLAEQGVAAVWVAPRASLREEWVPGADLRDLERLPLLVVAGARPEDDAKAVDALIADLDDAVVRATAAGGGEALPPGDAWDGRSFAVLNRGTPGCVVTSSGDLYMSLMRSCTGWPSGIWVDPPRRTTPDGSAFQLQRWSHTFEYAVVAGAGDWRELRLPQAGHAFNHPLTARLRRTAAEDAVLPRKAVLLGLEPAGEVLLDALKPAGSPLARGSVAPADPGRGVVVRMHEVNGRPVRARVSGPREWTEGARADVLERRGEPLTADGQGALAADLTGFEVATLLATADAGTAPGPGVAAHEPAQPVPTRYWLHNSGPAPRGNMPVTVYVSPTTLTASDGPVTATVRVASELTDAPVSGTVTLHVPPGWSVTPAELPYALAPGGFTVAEVTVAPPPDPGPGRHWLAARLSYGGQTYEDVVALDVADGHRGPTLVTELGVERVSVRRGERVQVPVTLRNRTRGPISGTLWAVSSWGTWAGVTPGCQGFTVAGGERAEYVIEVDGGAVAPGSYWLMAKAGWHGCVAYTAAVELVVTR, from the coding sequence ATGCGCGTCATCTCTGTCGAGTCGACCGAGCTCTTCGCCGGCACCGCGCACGCCCCACAGCAGGTGCTGGCCGTCGAGATCCGCCATGCCCCCGGCCGGGCCGTCCATCTCACGGCGGAGGGGCCGGGTGTCCGCGGCAGCGCCGAGGCGATGACGGGGGACGACGGCGCCGTACGCGCCGAGATACCGGTGACGGCCGACCACGCGCCGGGCGACCGTACGCAGGTCAGGGTCATGGTGCAGGACGCCGACGATCCGGCTCTCACCGCGGAGCACGCCGCCGAGTTCACCGCCGCCGAACCCGGCTGGACCATGTTCATGGTCAGTCACTTCCACTACGACCCGGTCTGGTGGAACACCCAGGGCGCCTACACCGAGACCTGGGACGTCGCCGACGACCCCGCCACCACCGGCCTCGCGGCCCGCACCTTCGACTCGCGCGGCCAGTCCGGCATGAGCCTCGTCCGCGCCCACTGCGATCTGGCCCGGCGCGACCCGGCGTACACCTTCGTGCTCGCCGAGGTCGACTACCTCAAGCCCTACTGGGACGCCTTCCCGGAGGAGCGCGCCTTCCTGCGCCAGCTCATCCGCACCGGCCGCGTCGAGATCATGGGCGGCACCTACAACGAGCCGAACACCAACCTCACCGGCGCCGAGGCGACCGTACGCAACGCCCTGTACGGCGACGGCTTCCAGCGCGGCATCATCGGGGCGTCGCCTCAGACGGCCTGGCAGCTCGACGCGTTCGGGCACGATCCGCAGTTCCCCGGGCTGATGGCGGACGCGGGGGTCAGCTCCAGCTCATGGGCGCGCGGGCCCTTCCACCAGTGGGGGCCGACGCTCTCGGTGTTCGGCGAGGAGCCCCGCGACCCGAAGCGGATGCAGTTCCCGGCGGAGTTCGACTGGATCGCCCCGTCCGGGCGCGGGCTGCTGACCGCGTACATGGTCAACCACTACGGCGCCGGCTGGGCGATCGACAACGCGGCCACGCTCCCCGAGGCGGAGGCCGCCGCGTTCAAGCTGTTCCGGGGGCTGAAGCAGGTCGCGCTCACCCGCAACGTGCTGCTCCCGGTCGGCGGTGACTACGCGCCGCCGTGCCGCTGGGTGATGGACATCCACCGGGACTGGAACGCCCGTTACGTCTGGCCGCGCTTCATCAGCGGCACCCCGAAGGACTTCTTCGCCGCCGTCCGCGCGGAGTTGGCCGCGGAGGGCCGAAAGGCGTCACCGCAGACCCGCGACATGAACCCCATCTACACCGGCAAGGACGTCTCCTACATCGACACCAAGCAGGCCCAGCGGCACGGCGAGACGCTGCTCGCCGACGCGGAGGCCTGGGCGACGCTCGCCTCGCTGGTGGCCGGGCACCCGTATCCGGACGCGGCGCTCGACAAGGCGTGGCGGCAGCTCGTCTACGGCGCCCATCACGACGCCATCACCGGCTCGGAGTCCGACCAGGTCTACATCGATCTGCTCACCGGCTGGCGGGAACTGCACGACCTGGCCGAGACGGTCCACGCCGACGCGACCGACGCCATCGCCCGAAGGGTCGCCCAACTGCCGGGCGCCACCCCGGACTTGGTGGTCTTCAACGCGGCGACCTGGGAGCGGCGCGACGTGCTGTCACTCGACGACCCGGGCCTCGTCCCGCTCGACGACACCGGCCTGCCCCTGCCCGCCGTACGGGAGGACGGCCGACTCCACGTCGTCGTACCGGAGGTGCCCGGCATGGGCCTCAAGGCACTCCCGCTCGCCGAGGGGACCGTCCCGGCGTGGACGCCCGGCGAGGGCGTCACCATCCGCAACGAGTTCTACGAAGTGACGGTCGACCCCGCACGCGGCGGCGCCGTCAGCGGTCTGCGCGCCCTGGCCGAGGGCGGCCGGGAACTGCTGCGCCCCGGCGACATCGGCAACGAACTCGTCGTCCAGGAGGAGTATCCGAGGCACCCGCGCTTCGGCGAGGGCCCCTGGCACCTCACGCCGACCGGCACCACGACCGCCCGCAGCCGGGACGTCACGGCGGACATCGATGTCGAGCACTCGCCCGCCGGATCCCGGATCACCGTCCGCGCCGACCTCGGTCTCTTCCGCTGCACCCAGCGCCTCACGCTCTGGAAGGGCGTCGACCGCCTCGACCTCACCACCACCCTCGACGGCTACGACGGCGCCGACCGGCTCATCCGGGTCCGCTGGCCCTCCGACGTGCGCGGCGGGCTGCCGGTGCACGAGGTCGCCGACGCGGTGATCGGGCGCGGGTTCGGGTTCGTGGAGGTGGACAGCGAGCGGTTCCCGTGGACGCTGGACAACCCGGCCAACACCTGGTTCGGGCTCGGCTCCACTGCCCGGGTCGAGGTGACCGACGGCTCCGGCCGTCCGCTCGGCGAACGGTCCATCGGAGTCGCCGAGTTGGTGTACGCCTCCTGGGACGACGCCGGTGAGCTGGGCGCCGCGCTCGCGGCGGCCCTGGTGCGCGTCGGCGTGACGGCCACCTCGACGATCGCCGGGGGCCCGCGCTACGGCGACCTGGAGGTCGACTCCAACCTGCCCGACATCCGCATCGCGGTCGGCGCGCCCGAGCGCAACACACTGGTCGCCGAAGCCCTCGGCTGGGACCCGGCGGCCGGGCGGGAGCTGCGCCGGCAGCTCGCCGAGCAGGGGGTGGCGGCCGTCTGGGTGGCGCCGCGCGCCTCGCTGCGCGAGGAGTGGGTGCCCGGCGCCGACCTGCGCGACCTGGAGCGGCTGCCGCTGCTCGTGGTGGCGGGCGCCCGGCCCGAGGACGACGCCAAGGCCGTGGACGCGCTGATCGCCGACCTGGACGACGCGGTCGTACGGGCCACGGCGGCGGGCGGCGGAGAGGCGCTGCCGCCCGGGGACGCCTGGGACGGGCGCAGCTTCGCGGTGCTCAACCGGGGCACGCCCGGGTGCGTGGTGACGTCGTCGGGCGACCTGTACATGTCCCTGATGCGCTCCTGCACCGGCTGGCCCTCCGGCATCTGGGTCGACCCGCCCCGGCGCACGACGCCCGACGGCTCCGCCTTCCAACTCCAGCGCTGGTCCCACACGTTCGAGTACGCGGTGGTCGCGGGCGCGGGCGACTGGCGGGAGCTGCGGCTGCCGCAGGCCGGGCACGCCTTCAACCATCCGCTGACGGCCCGGCTGAGGCGGACGGCCGCCGAGGACGCCGTACTGCCCAGGAAGGCCGTGCTGTTGGGGCTCGAGCCGGCCGGGGAGGTGCTGCTCGACGCGCTCAAGCCGGCCGGGTCGCCGCTGGCGCGGGGCAGCGTGGCGCCGGCCGATCCCGGGCGTGGGGTCGTGGTACGGATGCACGAGGTGAACGGGCGGCCGGTGCGGGCGCGGGTGAGCGGGCCTCGGGAGTGGACGGAGGGTGCGCGGGCGGACGTGCTGGAGCGGCGGGGAGAGCCGCTGACGGCCGACGGCCAGGGGGCGCTCGCGGCCGACCTGACCGGGTTCGAGGTGGCCACGCTGCTCGCCACCGCCGACGCGGGAACCGCGCCCGGCCCCGGAGTCGCCGCCCACGAGCCCGCCCAGCCCGTCCCGACCCGCTACTGGCTCCACAACTCCGGCCCCGCCCCACGCGGCAACATGCCGGTCACGGTGTACGTCTCGCCGACCACGCTCACCGCCTCCGACGGCCCCGTCACGGCGACGGTCCGGGTCGCCTCGGAGCTGACCGACGCGCCGGTGTCGGGCACGGTGACGCTGCACGTCCCGCCCGGCTGGTCCGTCACCCCGGCCGAACTGCCGTACGCCCTGGCGCCCGGCGGGTTCACGGTCGCCGAGGTCACGGTGGCCCCACCGCCCGACCCCGGGCCCGGGCGGCACTGGCTCGCGGCCCGGCTGTCGTACGGCGGGCAGACGTACGAGGACGTCGTGGCGCTGGACGTGGCGGACGGGCACCGGGGCCCGACTCTGGTGACGGAGCTGGGGGTCGAGCGGGTCAGTGTTCGCCGGGGTGAACGGGTCCAAGTCCCCGTGACCCTGCGCAACCGGACCCGGGGGCCGATCAGCGGCACCCTGTGGGCGGTGTCGTCGTGGGGGACGTGGGCGGGTGTGACGCCGGGCTGCCAGGGCTTCACCGTGGCCGGCGGGGAGCGGGCCGAGTACGTGATCGAGGTGGACGGCGGGGCGGTGGCTCCGGGGTCGTACTGGTTGATGGCGAAGGCCGGTTGGCACGGCTGCGTGGCGTACACGGCGGCGGTCGAGCTGGTGGTGACGCGATGA